The window GACATGGATTACTTTTAATCAGGGGAATCGTGTTACAGATTAAACAACTGGGAAAAAAGTTAATGAAGAATCAGATAGAAAGCAAGCAAAGGAAGCACACCTCACCAAGATTAATAAGAAATGCACATAACATAATAATGGTTCTTCATGTCCTTGCAGCACGAATTTTAAGATAATCGTTGTGATAAGGAAGAATAATCAGATTACAATGTACATAGTAATGTAAATTCCAATTGTGTCCTAATACAAAGTTGTCAGTTCTGCGTGCagtgagagagacagagaggtgatttttttttttgttgttgaggGGGTGGGGGGTTTGGTTGGGTGTTGATGCTAGTATGCTACCGACCTTCTTGGTCAGACTCTTTTGTTCTACTTTCTCAATTTTCTATCTAATTCTACAATGTTGAACGGTGACTGAAATCGTTTATGTTCTAGTTCAACCCCAAGAAAATCAATTCAATCATAAGTTGTTTAAATGTTTAATGAACGTAGTTAAATTTTCAGTGTTTAATTGAAGAACATGGTTTATCTATTTATTAGATAACCGTTAGATGCTAAACGATTTTAGAATCTGTTGATTTTGATAGAATTAATCTTCAAAGAGTGACATATAAATTTGAATCATCATGCAATATTGTAGAATAAGAATGTTCAATTGAGAAAATTGCTAACATTCCTCTAATTCgtgaatttcaaaattatgGATGATATAATAAGGCAATTAGGGATGAGTAATGAGATCACATGCCTCTTGGCATGCTGTTGTTGATTCCTTTAACAAAAAGCTAAAAATTATACAGCAAAACAGAAAGAGGAGAGATTTGTTACTTGTAGCTCAAAACCACATGCTTCCATGGGGACCATCAAACCCCAAAAATCAGAGAGGCTACCTTCCAAGAGCATGAGAAGATCCCAAAAAGTAATACAAAAATAAAGGTTTGGTTTCTCTCAAATCTTACTCCTTACTAAACTACAACTAAAAAGCCCTAAACCCCATAAAGGAGAATGTATCGAAAAAGTGCATTTGCATGCTGGATTGCAGTCTCTTAATTTGCTTTAAAACAATATTTCATGCCTTGGGTGCTGCATTTGTCCTTGCGTTGTTAGTAACACCAAAAATTAATAGTACATACATTTTTTAAAGAGGTATTTGTCGAATTTTTCTCTGAACTCGCAAGGAGCAGtcaatttttttcatgaactttaattttagccaattactcattgaaatttgataatTTGCCAATTTCtccttgaattttaattttagtcggTTATCCCCTGCACTTTTATAATTGGTCAATTTCCctattgaattttaattttatgattgcATAAAGGTAATTTTATCCATACTGTAGACAACATattgttttttctcttcttcttcttcatctagtACACTTGTAcactttttgtttgaattttagtGTTCAGGGTTTGGagagaaattaaaaatcaaggGGGAAATTAGCCAATTTTAAAAGTTCATGGGGATAATtagcaaaaattaaaattcaagtgTAAAATTGGTCAGTTACAAAAATTGAGGAGGGTAATTGGCTTAAATCAAAGTACAGGGAGAAATTAGCAGCTTCTTACAAGTTCCGAGAGGAGGGGGGATCGGCCAATACCTCTTTTTTAAAAGGaactgttattggcactccaaaaatttcattatgcGCTCCttacaaatattatatatatatatatatataatttagagtgcaaaatgagaattttgaagtgtcaataacaattctctttgaAAATtcggagaaaaaaaaataattcaagggTCAAGTATTTCAGCGCCTAATGTTCATCACATAATATACAAGTTTTTCTTATGCATGTAAAATGGAAAAACTTGTTTCATTGTGAGCAATATTGTTTCCTAATGCTTGCTACTACTAACAACATGgactcaaaattttgaataaattatTAGGTGCCCCAAATGGTGTTATAACAAAtcttcatgcatgcataatattttattagaCATAATTACATTGGGTTTCTCATCATAACTGGTAGCCATTTCCCATTTAGAATAGCATATATTATACAGCCTGCTGTAGAGTAAGCCATGAAATATGCAAATCTTAATGCGCACATAACTTTGCATTGGTAACATACATCAATACATTTGTTTGGGTTCCAACAACTTGTTTTCCAATCAACCCAACTTGCTTCTCCCAAATTTCGAAATGAGTTTAACATATACAACTTCTGAAAACTCTACCGTTAAACTAATATGAAATGTAAAAAGTATATTCAAACTCGAGTGCATAAAAGATAACACATGCTTTAATTGATCAATATAACTACGCCCACATTCAAAAATTGCCCAATAAATTCAATGTGAAAAAAGTGAAATTCTTCAAAGGCAGAGATATGTAACCAACTAAGGTGCATTGATGCGAATGATATCACAACCCTTGTAGAATAAAAGAGATCGGAATATACATTACATACAAACAATAGAGAAAGGAAGCTAACCTAGTTGTTAGGAATTCACTAATTCCTAATTAAAttcaggaaaataaaaaaaaaaataaaaaaaaaataaaaagcgcTTACACGCCAGGGTTAGTTTTTTTCCCTTTCCCCTTTGGTAAGAAAACCATGGTCATGAGGGTCAGTAAAAAGCTAGATGAAAGGGAGTGCAACATCTTTCTCTTAAGATATTACCTTTGACCTTAATAAGCTTAGCTTCCATAATTTTAAGGAAACCCAGCACaaaaagacaaagaaaggacttaaaaaaattaaaaaaaaaggccaaaaggGTATTTCGGTCAATTCACTTCCAACCATACGGCTCACTCACACGCAAATGACTGGTATTGCATAGTGACAATAAGAGATCATGGCCCTTGATTTCGATCTTGATCTTGATCTTGACCCTGATCATGTTGTGGTAGGCGTTGGAAAATGATGGGTACACCATATTGTGGGTGAAGTAGCATCAGTACCGTAGGTGCATGTTGATAGGTGGGGGCCAGCCTGAAAGAGAAGCGTTGAAGCATGATGGCAAGGGCTAGTTTTGCCTGCAACAGCGCTAGATTCTGCCCGATGCATGTGCGGACCCCAAGCCCGAATGGAATGAATGCCACCGGGTGCTTGGCCGCCCGCGCCACACCCTCCGCGAACCGTCCCGGGTTGAACTCCTTCGCATCATTGCCCCATATGCTCTGATCATGATGGACGGCTATGATCGGAATCAGAAGCTCGGTCCCACGTGGGACCTTGTATCCCCCGAGCTCCACATCTGTTCTCGACCGCCGGATCGTCGCGATCACAGGTGGGTACAATCGTAGTGATTCATTGAGGATCATATTCAGCTGCACACCATATCATTTGCCCCGTAAATAGAAGTTCGAAATCAAAAGTGCGAAATGACTGAAATGCCCTCGGTGCCTAACTTGTGCATGTGCAAATGACTATGCTGCCGGTGGATGTTTTCAATCTAAACATGTAACAAAAAAGCAAAAGGTGGCCGTTTGTTTTTTTCAGGAAACAAACATGGGACAAGAGACAAAACACGATTTCCGTCCTAATTAAAACATTATCCAAAGCTTTTGTTTGGCTTACCGTCTTAAGCTTTACGACATCATCTTTTGTGGGTATGTCACGTGATCCACACACCCTCAGCACCTCGTCACGTGCCTGTAGCTGCCACTGTGGGTGCATTGCTAGGAGAACCGTTGCCCATGTCAGCAAATTGGATGTGGTGTGTTTTCCCGCAAAGAAGAAGCTCTTGCATTCTTCAACAATGTCATTGACAGTGATGTTGGAAGAAGGGGAAGAATTTGAGGCCTGAATCATAAGACCTAGCAAATCTTTTGGACATTTATCATGCACATTGTCGCCCCAGTTCGAATTCTCTAGCCGTCGATCGATCAGCTTTATCAACGACTTCCTAATTTGCTTGTCCAATTTCCAAGAATTTATGTTCCTTCTTGTGGGCAGGAATCTGAAAAtcgaattaaaattttaaccttTTAAGTATCGCCGCCGGCGGTTATGCTAAGGTGAAGTGCCGTACATAtgcacaagggagttttaatATACGTTACCTGTAACCGGGGATGCAAACTTTTTGAAAAGCATCGGTAACAAACGCCATTTGCTGAGCTTGTAGCCGGAAAACGGCCTTTCCATCTTCGTAGCTGCTTCCGAACGCCGTACGGGTAATTATGTCTTCAGTTAGGTTTTGGAACCACTCGGAAacttcaatctctacctctcCGGAGCTGGACATTGCTGACCATTTGTCCATCACGTCTACTATACTTGTTGCCATCACCGGTATCAACAACTGAAATGAGTTATAGTTTCaatcaaataattttcttataattaagtaaatataaaaaataattagggAGTTAAATAAATATTTACCTTGACATTCTCCATATGGAAGGTAGGGGTAATAATTTTTCTGTGGCGAGCCCATTTTTCACCTTTGAGACTGAGGAGGCCATTACCTTCCAGCTTTTTAATAAGCGGGTGAGCCTCGTTTTTCTCATAAAATTCTGACTTCGAGGTAAATATTTCCCTAATTAGATCAGGATCAGCAACAGTGAGTCGAACTGTAGGTCCAAACCACACAAGAAATGTTGCACCTGCGGTAACAATAttggagaaaattaaaaaacagtAAAGTAATTATTATGTGGTTAAAATTTCAGGATTCAAAATCTTTGAACGTAACCGAATAAAATGTAGgttgaattttttataaataaataaatttaataatggAGGAGTAATTATAAGGATGTATAATGTAGTCCCTACAAAGagagcaaaaacaaaagaaagtaaGGAAGAAGACAACTCAAAACGAAGCTATAAAcaatacaaaacagaaaaatacaAGTTCATTTGGGAAACTCAAGCCttccaaaaaaacaaacaaaagaaaacaagacatggaaaactgaaaaaaaaatagtgaaagcTTTACTCCCGCAAAAAGTTGAACATTTTTCATCATATTTCACTTTGAAAAGGGGCAAAAAAGGACATTAACAAGATTATTGTTACCAAGGAGGTTTTAAAGGAAatgaatgggaaaaaaaaaaaaaaagttgcggAAAAGAACAAAATCTCAACTTCAACATCAAGCATCCAAGTTCAGACGGAAAGAAAGCCTGAAAAAGGATTCAGGAGAAGTacccaaaactgaaaaaaaaaaaaaaaaaaaaaaaagcctttcGGAAAGCCATAAACTCTGAGCATCACAAAACCAAGGTAAAGGAACAATCATGTATAGTAGAAGATAGCACACATCAACAGCCACTTTAATGATTTTCAAGAAAAACATAAGGCCAAGATCCAAACATGTCAATGCAATATCCAAATATTTAAAGGTTTTAAAACGAGAGAAAGGATGAGAAATGGTTTGTAGATCAAATGTTTAATAGCGTTCTTCTTTTACACTCGAGGTCTGAGTTCGAATCCCCCTCCCTCAATattgcttgtataaaaaaacaagagaaaTGATGACAAGCCAAACAATTGAAAACCCAGTTGCTGAAACTTGAAATGACTTCAAAACAAGGAACCAAAAATgatgaatgagagagagagagagagagaaggaagtaCCATAGATTTTTCTCCAGTGATGGTAAAAAGGAAGAACTCTAGGGAGAATATGGTGAGAGGAGGAAGGAAGGGTTTGAGAGGAGGCCTTGATCATCATGCCGGCAAGTTCTTTGTAATTTCCAATGAAGAAACGGTAAGGGGGTCCTCTGATCCCTTGCTtcccaaaatgttgttcaattttTCTGGGCCTCCACCAGAGAACCACCGCCATCCTCAGAGAAAAAACCAACACCATTAAAGATATGGAAACAAATTTGAGCCACGAAAAGAAGAGCTCCTGCTCCATCCTAACGTTCTAATAAAACCGCTCTCCTTTCCTTAGTATGGAGAGTGAAGCAGCCTTTCTTTGCTTTGCTTCTTTTACCTGCTGTGCTTGTGCTGCTGTTTACTTGTTATAGTGTTTCTTGGGTGGTTTTTGGGGTTTTAATACTACAAaaagctgagagagagagagagagagagagagagagagagagagagagaggagagggatTGTTTTAAGAGTAACGCTACAATTAATTATCACATTTTCCAATCATATTTTGTACCACTCTTCTAATAGAAGTTGGGTCCATTAAAACATGTCAGTTTCATCTCTGTTAGAGATGTGGTAAGAGTagcatttttattgttttaggattcatttgaaagtatttttaaaagaaCAATATTTGGCTGCTCAAATGATGAGTAGGAACTTCTACTCAAAATTATTCGTTACCAATTTATAGAACTTTGTGTTTATAATCGGaatcattcatattataaatcacctaTGAAGATCCtctctgcaaaaaatcaattaaaactaaggttgtttactcatcaaactgtataaaaacaaatgaacgaaattggtaaaagcattacgaacCGTCTATATATTTGCTAGAATACATTTGCTAaacgatcttagttttaattcttttttttttttttttttttttgtagagataatCTTTACAATGTGATTGATAATATAAACGGTTTTGATTATATGCACAAATCTTTGTGTTTCAAATACTAAAAGTTTTGAGTAagagttcctactcatctttgagtaacCAAGTAATgctctttttaaaatgacttaaaacgttttttgtgaaaatatttttaggtttcaaaaacacttcaagtgttttttcaagattcatttacattttactaagaattggtttcaaaaatatatcattaaaaatacgttcaattattttaaaagcatacgCTTTAATTTACGAGGGAGAGAGGAGGATATATGCAAGAGCAAGGCCAACGGCGTAGGGGGCGCCATTGGAAGCGTAAGGGTCAACAAgctttttgttaatgtttcaaTTTCCTACAATGttgcccttttctttttctattagtattattatatcCCTCCACTCGTTTTCCACTGTCAATTTCTATTTCTCCTTCTTTCCATATGAAATGTTTCAGTTTATTGAAAATATCACAactttcttttacttttctttgaaaaataatGACACGTATAGCTCTGAACATTCTAACGTAGGAATGTTCCAGGCTTATAAGACGTTTTCGTTATGattttatatttgatatttCTCTCCCACCAATATATATTCTAATACAAAAACTAATGCAGAACTGCTAATCGTTTCTCCTATAAAAGGGATGACGCTTGCTTTACTAAGTTAAAGAAGTTCTTGATTCGTTATATtttttactatattttttaaagtggTTATATTCACACACATTATTTTACCTTTCATATCTCCTATGTtcatttatgtcatttgatcatcttcaatttattcgatttaATGCTTAGAAATTAAGATGAATGTTTGAAaggtaaaaagaggtgtgtggataacatcaTTCTATTCTTTATTGCTATTTCGTTATATGTTGCAATTCCATTTGACTTGAGTTTTGGAAGTTTACATAATTTAAGGatttaattagaaaattttcATCACCTAATTCCTATGTAGAATTACACGATAGCATATATAATCatttgatttagtgattttgaatttttactgTTGGATTAAGTCTTGATTTCAAAATTCATGGATTGACAAAAACATAGTGACGTGGCAATTAATATGTAACTTTCACAACATTTATTGTTGTATTGTATGGTTTCTTGATTAAACTAAAATTATGAGCCCCACAACATGTTTATATTCTTTTTACAAACAACGAAGAAAAAGATTTGTTAAAGTTATTGATCAGTCAACTCTATGATCTTATTCAATAattataacccatgttcttaaaTAGTTCTGTATTGACGTTGAAAATAATGATAACCAAATCAAGACTTTTTTTGCacacttattttttttccaatctagctacataaaataagaaaagtatCACATAAATATTGAACATCTAATAGGGTTTCTTGCTATCAAAATTATGCATATATATCCTATTTAATCTTGATGTGAAAAGGGATTTAAGGATAGAAAGTCGAAGCAATTGTTACTATGGTTCCTATATCTTCTTCCTAGTGTCCCAAAAGGGTGATTTGGAAGGGGAGGACGCAGGAGGAAGAGTGGAGGGCCGGGGCACAAAGGAGGTTTGTAGTTTTGGAATGTTGCTCTTAAATTTGTGCACATGGAAAACAAGGCTGTCTATTTTAGGGTTTCTATCTGTGCTTTAGGTGGGGAAATATGCTCTAGTTGACCCAACACTGCGGTACCCACGCAAAGGCACCCTCCCTTTATCTTGTCCTAATAGCCCCATGACATGTTGGGCCATGTGCCCTTCCATGGGGTCCtacaaatttaaaagaaactCAACCGTTACACTTGAAGTTTTGTGGCAAAGGGTGACAACAACTGCATGCAGCTGCTAACTCAAACCAAAACCTACAAATACTGTTACCAGTTCGTGGCCAAAATACACCGAGTAACCGTTCACATTGACCTCTACTTTGATGATCGTCAATTACACACATACAAATATGCAATAAATACAAAGAGTAACCGTTCACATATTTTGATGATCATCAGTTACACACAAACAattacacaaacacacacacgcacTATATTTTACCAAAGGGAACATGTTGATCAAGTACATAGGAACATTGTCTGTAGTGGGGACAAAGGCACGCTAGATTCATGTGGCTCGATGTGTATGTTAGATTATACAAGACCACAAAGGTTGAGTAGGTGGTCACGTGGCTTCTTTTACGTGATAGGCCTACACTTATTAGTAATTAGTGTTCATACTCACTCTGTTTGCGTCATCCATCATGTTACGTGATAAGAGATACagagaaaaaaagaataaaacatGTTGCATGCAAATCCTTTTCTCTACAGATAATGATGCAACAATATCTGTCTAGATTATGTAGAGCAATTTAAACAAAGAGTTGTGATCAAACTTAAGTAAGATAGTTAAGCATGCATTAGGGTTCGAAAGCTTTAGTATTAGAGATAGAGAGATCATCCAATTGTAGATTTCACTGAAGATCTGAATTCGCTCTTAAGAGGCCTCGTCGTTGCGTTCAGTGTCTAACTTTAGTTAGTGGTGGATACGAACGAAACTTTATAAAGGGTAAATATTTTACAGAATCTGGTTAGCCTAGCCTTACAAAACGTGAATATTTTCTCTGCAAAAATGAAAAAGCCGAAAGGACAAAGTAGAATATGCAATCACTTAACAAAGGTACAGAGTTTTcgaaaatgaccaaaataatccAACCAAGAAAAGGCTGCAGCCCGATGAGGACGAGGTACCTTTCcttgcaaatatatatacatatatatgtatatgcgtgtgtgtgtgtgtgtgtgtgtgtgtgtgtgtgtatttttttttttttcatttcccaACCCTTATAAGAATCCAAATCTAAATAACTGGTACCAACTGAACCAGAAAAAACTGCAGTCCAATACATAATATATTTAACATTTTGTTTGTACATTTCTGTGTTGTCACTTcatgaaatatgaaatatgCATATTTCATGAACTTATGTAAATTGTGTTCTAGAAAGAAAATTTAGAAGGAAACTTTGGcacttcaaattaaaatatcattttgtacttcttacaagtgtatttttctttccaaatattaAAAGTTTAGACTTcaaaatgagaattaaaatattattattattattattattattataaatattagatgcaaataaaatgaatcaaatgatTTATTGATAGACTTTGGACCCAAGTGCGAAATGAAAATAATTGAGGATAAAAGAATTGGAACTTTTATAAGGTGATAATTAAAAAAGATTTAGTTGGCAAAAACAATTGCTACAAGAGCAAAAGAGGGGAGATTTGCTCACATGATTTGCTAGCAAATCCCTCTCCCCACCATATctcatatatttttcttctaatgaTCATTATAAGTCACCGCTCCCTAGCTATGACTTCATCCTACAAGCAAGGATAtgataaataaaaacccaaatctAATCCAGCCAGTTTGGAGTAATATTGTGTCCACGTGTCATTCTATATATGGCATATCTGTTCAACTTGGTGTAATTTTTACAATTAAAAGGTAATTTGACTTGCATGATGAGAAGTGAGAAGTTTAGTTGGAGTATCCATATGTACTCATGCCAAATCCAATTTAAACTAGAGAGTTGGTGATCCTTTAAATTTTCGTCCgagtaataatgtgattgtgATTAGATTTGATTTAATAAGACTCATGGTCAAGAAATGCGCACTTAAATAGATGGtcaatcaagaaaaagaaagtcaaGTTTCACTATCAACTAAAAAGATAGCATGCGTATGCGCATGCTTTTAGCAAAAAGAACACAATTTTTGTTACAggattttcttcctctttttagCTTACTTGTTAGGAAATGACATAACTTCTTGCTGTATGATTTTTAGGATACGTGTATATgcttctttattaatgaatgaAACATCGTATTCTtcttaaaaaaatgatataaatttcttttactttgtattttttttctaaagccTGCTCACAAAAGAAACCCCCTTGTCCACCAGCATGGAAACCCAATGGATTTTGGATGATATTGTTTTGCTATTTGAATAGAGTTAGTGGTAGAGCCAAGATTTTATATGTAGATGTCCGATAGGCAACCCATATAATatgaaagaaataataaataataaataatagtgTTTGTGCAAATCAAGGATTGATTAAAGCTTGCTCAAATGGTTTGTTGGAGGTAATGAAATTGagattctaccataaaaccaatcggcaatatggggagtagctcaATACCATACAAGCCCTTAGCTAGCCTTGTCTTCCATTGATGTGGGACAAACTGTCCATACATATTCAACTCTCAACACGCCTCCTCACGTGTGACTGATTTTCAAGTCTACACGTGAACAATAAGTGGGTGATGTGTGAGCATGTGTTGCCCTTTGAACTTTCACATGAAAGACCACCAGCTTTGATACTATGATGAATTAGGGTTTCACTATAAGATCAATTGATAATAGGATAGAACTACAGTCTATGCATGGCTACGCCCGTGAATAGAATGATGATGCTCCATTTGTTACATTCTCATTTGCTAATCACGTCTCTCACGTAAACTTGTTTGGTAAGGAACTCGTAGATAAAAGACGCCTATAAAAACAGGCCTTATATAAGTTTATTCACAGTTACATCAATCCTTATTCCCATTATTAAAAGTTTGATAATTCTCACTATAAATACATATCACCACCTCATGGAATTTCCTAAATAAAAGTTGAGTATCGCGTTGAGTGCACACTTGCATCACGTATTTCGGTTTGGTTGATTTATGAGATCATGTATCCTCATATATGCCCTTATCATGCTTGTGAGAGCAAGTAAAGGGTATATAAAACGAGTTTTCGTCCACGCAATCAACGGTGTGACGGGTCTAGGTCCTCCAGGCTCCAGCTGCACTGTCTTATTACACCTTATCCAAGTCAAATCATCCACGTGTCGCTCAATCATTGACTTTTCCCTCCATTTTGTCTGCATCCAATGGCCTTTCGTTACATCACTCAAAGCTTTGGCAGATTCAGTATTCCTCTCCtttttttccatttccaccCCCTGAAATTTACCGAATCTCCCTTCTTATCCCGACCTAATTGGTAAATCAGGTTATATAGCCCGAATCAGGATTCTCTTTGAATTCTTTTGGTGAGAATGTCAAAAATCTGTGAATTATGTAGGTTATTTTATATTGTgtggttagaaattattttaaaataatttttaaattgaacataaatagtacctgaAAAAAAATAATCGCACGATTTACGAACAGACATAATTCACGGATCCTCGagatccttacaaagaggatcctgaAATAATCCTGTTGGATTTTGCCCAACTAATTAATATTGTGCtctaaaatgtttaaaaaaagtaaacaaTATAATTCTCCAAACTATCATGAGTTAATCTAAACTGATGCTTCATACAAAGAGTGTAAACTTTTACAACAACACTATACTTTTAGTTACACtagtaaaaattttaaaataaaattataaataaaaaaagaaaagaaattacacTAAAGAAGTCAGATTCTTTTAACGTATCATAACCTTAACTCGTTACTTCATCTTTCTTACCACCTGAACTAATCCTGAGAGCTTactaatattgtttgtttaacaTAACTGGATTCTTTCAATAAACATTTAGTTATATGTGTTATATATGAATATAGAAGTGAATATTCTTGACATAGTTGATCGATTGTTCCTCCACAAATTTCACACTCATTACTTAGAAACTACAAAACATTTCCATCCATAATAGAGACTAGCACTCTCATTCAATTGTTTGTTTGTAAATGATGGTCTCCATTATGAATATTGTTAAGACCAAAACATAGAGTGTGGAACTCATATATACTTCCTTTTGTTGATTTACACAACTCGTGGAAAGCCAAATTCAAGTAATTTTCGGTTACCAAAAAAGTAGCAAGGCATTTTTTGAAAATGGTAGATCGATCGACCAGGCAATTCATTGACAGACAATAGACACACCCACCCAAACATGCAACGTTAGGATTTGTTTGTCTTGGCGCAAAGAAAGATATGGTTAACCCAAGGAAGAATGTCATCATGCAGTGATGAGTTTGGACTGTCAAAGTGGACCCTTTCTACTACTCCATTGTCATCCTCAGGAGTAAAAACAAAGTCGACAAGGGCAGTTTTGTAACATCATACCAAAATCAATGGGACAGAAAACAGGAGGGCAAAGGcaggtttggtttgttttttagATTATGTTTGGGTGTATGGTATGCGAATGGTATGCGTCTGTCGAGCAATGATACTCAAACATTACATTGCAACTAAAGAATCCAAAAATCAACGGTCAAGAATTCAGTATTTAAGATACATACCGGTGCATAGTAAAAAAGTTCCGTCTGTTGAGTAAGAAAATAACAACCTCTGCCACTGGCAAGGTTTGTCTTTGAGTACAAAGATAACAACCTCTGGCAGTGATGTACAAGAATCACACAGGCAGAGGCAATGTCAAATCCGTACTTCTCTCCACCCACACACTGGCCACATCCCCTCGTGAATCCAGGGCTTTTGTTTTAAATTAccttaatttcttatttttatatacAGTTCCACTGGTTTTACTGTTCACTGTCACCTAT of the Pyrus communis chromosome 1, drPyrComm1.1, whole genome shotgun sequence genome contains:
- the LOC137717586 gene encoding cytochrome P450 734A1-like; translated protein: MEQELFFSWLKFVSISLMVLVFSLRMAVVLWWRPRKIEQHFGKQGIRGPPYRFFIGNYKELAGMMIKASSQTLPSSSHHILPRVLPFYHHWRKIYGATFLVWFGPTVRLTVADPDLIREIFTSKSEFYEKNEAHPLIKKLEGNGLLSLKGEKWARHRKIITPTFHMENVKLLIPVMATSIVDVMDKWSAMSSSGEVEIEVSEWFQNLTEDIITRTAFGSSYEDGKAVFRLQAQQMAFVTDAFQKVCIPGYRFLPTRRNINSWKLDKQIRKSLIKLIDRRLENSNWGDNVHDKCPKDLLGLMIQASNSSPSSNITVNDIVEECKSFFFAGKHTTSNLLTWATVLLAMHPQWQLQARDEVLRVCGSRDIPTKDDVVKLKTLNMILNESLRLYPPVIATIRRSRTDVELGGYKVPRGTELLIPIIAVHHDQSIWGNDAKEFNPGRFAEGVARAAKHPVAFIPFGLGVRTCIGQNLALLQAKLALAIMLQRFSFRLAPTYQHAPTVLMLLHPQYGVPIIFQRLPQHDQGQDQDQDRNQGP